TCAGGAATCCATCTTCTCGGCCTTCTCTTACGTTCACATGAACCGCCAGCTTACCATTATCGTGGTAATACTTCTGCTCACCATCACGAAGCCCTTGGTCATTGAAGACAAAATCCTGTGCCAATTTCCCATTGGGATGGTACCGAAGAAATTTCCCGGTGTTCCGGTCCAGATCCCATGCTCCTTGTTCCTCAACCTTCCCATTTGGGTAATAGGTCTTGTATTCACCACGCGGCCTGCCCATCTGGTAGGTGATCTCACTCATGGGTTTCCCATTGGGCCAATACCGGCGCCATACGCCGATCCGTTTGCTATTGGTATATGTACCTTCTTCAACCAATGCACCATCAGTATATCCTGGTTTTTCGGTCTCTGGGGCAATGAACCGCCAATGCCCCTGCTTTCGGCCCATTTCATCCACGCGGTTCAGGGTATCGATAGTAGAACCAGCACTAGCTTGAGCACAAGCCGAGTGTCCGAAGCTTAGCTGGACAATGCATATGACCGTTAGTAAGGAAAATAGGTATCGGTTCATCTGTGCTTCTTGTACGCACTGCGAAACGAAAAACACGCGAAAAGGTTACTTGATCCGGAATTTAGAGTACGCGTCCATTAAGCATTTACAACCCCAAAGCGGGTGCCGCATGGGTACTTATTCTCCCAGCTGCCGCCTCAAATTCAGCATCATATCATCCACCATCGACCTCAGGTCATATTGTGGTTCCCAACCCCAATCGGCCTTGGCAGCGCCGTCATCTATGCTTCGCGGCCAGCTATCCGCAATAGCTTGGCGACTATCTGGAACGTAACTTATTTCGAATGCAGGAATGTGACGCTTCACCTCCAACGCGATCTCCTTAGGGTCGAAGCTCACGCCAGACAAATTATAACTTGTTCGTTCCTTGATCTTTTCCGATGGGGCCTCCATGATGTCGATCGTGGCGCGAATGGCATCCGGCATGTACATCATTGGCAACGTAGTATCAGGGCCCAAAAAACTCGTGTATTTACCGGTCCTGATCGCTTCATGGAAAATGTGTACGGCATAATCCGTGGTACCCCCTCCAGGTGCGCTTTTCCAACCGATGAGTCCCGGATAACGGATACTTCGGACATCAATACCATAGCGTTTATGGTAATATGCACACCATTGCTCCCCACTTTGTTTGCTGATGCCATACACTGTACTCGGTTCGGCTATTGTGTGCTGAGGTGTCCCCTCTTTTGGTGTTGTGGGACCGAACACAGCAATACTACTCGGCCAATACACTTTCTTCAACTTGCCTTCACGTGCCAATTCCAAGATAATGAACAGGCTCTCCATGTTCAATTGCCAAGCGAACGCAGGGTCTTTTTCCGCCGTTGCACTTAGGAGTGCTGCCAACAGGTAAACATCAGTGATACCATACTTATCAATGACGCGCTCTATGCCACGGCGATCCATGGCATTTACCATCGCGAAGGGACCGGTCTGTGCCACTTGTGGCTCTTTTATGTCCGACGCAACTACGTTATCATCTCCGAATCGGGCGCGCAGCCCTTCAACCAGTTCAGTACCTATTTGGCCACTGGAGCCAATGACGAGAATACGTTTTGCGGACATCCTTCAAAGATATGGTGACGAAAGTAGCCATCTAAAGCAAGAATTCGTGTCTAAGGCAAGTGGTCTTCATTATCTTTGCCTAAGTTGAAAAAGCTACAAAATACCCTGTCAGCGGAAACCCTGAAACATCAGTTGGAATCAGAAGGCACGCCCCGCACTACCCTTTCCTTCTACCAGTATGTGCATTTGCCGGAACCGCAAACTCTGCGGAACGCGGTCTACGTGGAATGGAGTGCATTAGGTGTTTTGGGCAGGATCTACTTGGCGAACGAAGGGGTCAACGCGCAACTTAGCCTTCCCACCGAAAACCTGCAGGCTTTTCGTGCTGCGATCGATCAACGTAAGGAATTCAAGGATGTTCCATTCAAGATCGCGGTTGAGGACGAGGGCTATAGCTTTCTGAAACTCACGATCAAAGTGCGACCGAAATTGGTGGCCGATGGTTTAGCCGATGATGTCTTCGACACTACCAATGTTGGTGAACACCTCGATGCCAAGACCTTCAACCAAAAGATGGGGGAAGGCGCTACGGTGGTTGATATGCGCAACAACTACGAGGCGATGATCGGCCATTTCGAGGGTGCGTTGCTGCCCAAGAGCGACACCTTTCGTGGAGCATTGGAAGAAATGTTGGATTTGCTTAAGGACAAGAAGGACGAACCACTCCTTATGTATTGCACGGGAGGCATCCGCTGTGAAAAAGCCAGCGCTTGGTTCCGTCATCATGGATATACCAACGTCGGCCAACTGCACGGCGGTATCATCGACTATGCTCGGCAAGTAAAAGCGGAAGAGCTAACGAATAGATATAAAGGACAGAATTTTGTGTTCGACGGCCGACTGGCAGAACGCATTTCTGATGACGTTGTAAGCAACTGCATGCAGTGTGGCGTGCCGAACGACCGGATCACCAATTGCCAAATGGCCACGTGCAATCTATTATTGGTGCAATGTAAAATGTGTGCATCGGAATACGCGAATTGTTGCTCGCCAAGCTGTAGAGAAATACACTTACTTCCAGAAGACATACAACGCGAGTGGCGGAAGGGCCGCCCAAGCAAAAGTGCCAAGAGCAAGGCCATTACTGATCCGGAAGCGCTTAGGTCCCGGATCAAGAGGGAAGAGGAACTCTTAAGTAAGACAGGAACCCTACATCCTGAACTAAGAACTATCAGCGCCTTGATCAAGTAAAGTACCGAACTTACCGACCATAACGCCATTCAACGTAATGCCAATCTACCACACTCTCGGCAACATCCCGCACAAGCGGCACACTATTTTCAAAAGCCCGGAAGACAAGTTCTACTACGAGCAGCTATTCGGCACCGTTGGCTTCGATGGTATGAGCTCCTTGATGTACCACGTGCACCGCCCCACGCAGGTAAAGGAGATGAAGCCGCCACGCGACGTCAGCCCTAAGATCGCCGTGGAGAAGAACCTGCGCGCCTTACGGCTGAAAGGCTTTGAAGTGGCTCCCGTAGCCGACCACCTGGAAGCACGCAAGATCATACTGGTGAATAGCGATGTGGCCATCGGTCTGGCCGCACCTACGGCAAAGAAAGTGGACTACTTCTACAAGAACGCCGACTGCGACGAGATGCTCTTCATCCACAAGGGAAGCGGCCGCCTGCGCAGCACGTTCGGCACCTTGGATTTCAAGTACGGCGACTACTTGTTGATCCCGCGCGGGATCATCTATACGCTGGATTTCGATACAGAGGACAACCGCCTGTTGACACTGGAGAGTCATCAGCCGATGTACACGCCGAAGCGGTATCGCAACTGGTTCGGCCAGATGCTGGAAAGTGCTCCTTTCTGCGAGCGCGATATCCGTCGTCCGCATGGCTTGGAAACACATGATGAGATCGGCGATTTCCGTGTGTTGATCAAGAAACAGGGTGCTATGCACGAGTTCGTCTACGCCACGCACCCCTTCGATCTGGTGGGCTGGGACGGATACAACTACCCTTATGCCTTCAGCATTCACGACTTCGAGCCGCTGACCGGCCGCGTACACCAACCACCTCCCGTACACCAGACCTTCGAGAGCAGTGCGATGGTAGTCTGCAGCTTCTGCCCACGCCTGTACGATTACCATCCGTATGCCATCCCCGCGCCTTACAACCACAGCAACATCGATAGCGATGAAATGCTATACTACGTGGACGGCGATTTCATGAGCCGCAATGACATCGCCGCTGGGCACATCAGCCTGCACCCCGCAGGTGTCACCCACGGCCCGCACCCCGGTGCCATGGAGCGCAGCGTGGGTAAGAAAGAAACCGACGAACTCGCCGTGATGATCGACACCTTTAAACCGTTGATGGTGACCGAGGAGGCGATGAAGATCGATGACGGAAAATACTGGAAGAGCTGGTTGGAGTGAATGGAGGATCAGATGATCAGAAAATTAGACGATCAGAAAATTAGATGTTCAGACGATCAGCCGCGGATCACCGCTTCGCGCTCTCCAGGATGACCGATCATAAAATACAAACACCATGAGTATAGAAAGCAAAACGCCCACACTGGAAAAGATCGTTGAAGGAGCAGCAGACTTCCTCCCTCTACTCGGCACTGACTACATCGAACTGTACGTTGGTAACGCTAAGCAAAGCGCTCACTATTACAAAACCGCTTTTGGGTTCCAGAGCTTGGCTTATGCTGGATTGGAGACCGGAGTAAAGGATCGAACCAGTTATGTACTTGAGCAGGACAAGATCCGCCTGGTGCTTACTACTCCGATGACCAAGGACCATCCGATCAATGATCATTTGCGCATGCATGGTGATGGTGTGAAGGTGATCGCGCTTTGGGTGGATGATGCGCGCAAAGCGTTCGAGGAAACGACCAAACGCGGCGCAGTGCCGTTCATGGAGCCGACCGTTGAAAATGACAGCGATGGCGAAGTAGTGAAAAGTGGGATAAAACTATACGGCGATACCGTCCACATTTTCATTGAGCGCAAGAATTACAATGGCACTTTTCTGCCCGGGTTCAAACCTTGGAAGAGTTCCTATAATCCTACCAGCACCGGTATCAAATACGTGGACCACATGGTGGCGAACGTGGACTGGAACCAAATGAACAAGTGGGTGAAGTTCTACGAAGAAGTAATGGGCTTCGCGAACGTGCTCAGCTTTGATGACGATGATATCAGCACCGAATACAGCGCGCTGATGAGCAAGGTGATGAGCAACGGCAATGGCCGCATCAAATTCCCGATCAATGAACCTGCTAAAGGGAAAAAGAGAAGTCAGGTAGAAGAATATCTCGATTTCTACAACGGTGAAGGAGTGCAGCACATCGCAGTGGCGACGGATGATATCGTAAAGACCGTTCGCGACCTGATGAGCCGCGGTGTGGAGTTCTTGAAAGTGCCATCTTCCTATTACGAAGGCTTGTTGGACCGCGTAGGACCGATCGATGAAGATCTGGAGCCTTTAGCGGAACTTGGTATCCTTATTGATCGCGATGATGAAGGGTACCTCTTACAGCTCTTTACCAAACCGGTTGAAGACCGCCCCACAATGTTCTTCGAGATCATTCAACGCAAAGGCGCGAAGAGTTTTGGCAAGGGGAATTTTAAGGCGTTGTTCGAGGCTATTGAAAGGGAGCAGGAGTCGAGAGGGACGTTGTAGGTCTTCTAGGACGAAAAGCAATTGGCGTTACCATGGTAGCGGCTAAGATTTGAAGCTATCAAAATGGAACACAGTCTTGCAAGTAGAGTTTTCGGGAAAGAAATACATGAACTCGAGTATCAAGATCTGAAGACATTCTTCACTCAGGAAAGAAAGGAAAGTGATATTCTTGAGTTCAAATCATACGGCACCGACTATAAGAATAAAAGTCCGAAAGAGCACTTATCGACTGTACGTAAAACGATTTGTGCCTTTCTCAATTCCGACGGCGGACTGCTCGTTTGGGGCGCACCCGTAGGTTACAAGCCAGAAGGAGAAAAGGAGAAAGTTTTCAGAGGCGATTTGACCGCCGTTGATTCAGATTTAGGCGATGACCAGATGTCTGATGGAATTCTTCAGACAATTAGCCCCATGCCTCCGGGAATTCGGCATCAAAAACTTGTAGAAGGTACGAATCGGATTTATGTATTTGAGGTCAGGAAGAGCCCCTATGCTCCGCATCAACTCAATGGCACCTACTTTGCACGGTTCAATGTTCAAACTCATCCCGCACCACACTACTTGGTCGAGGCGCTGACGCGTCGAGTGACTTTTCCGGATATCGCAGCATACCTAGAGCTTATCTCGGTTCAAAGGACCCAAGAAAAGGTGATAGTTAGCTTCATAATCAAATGCGTGAACCATTCCAGACTCCAGAACGAAGAAAACATCTCAGTCTCTGCTATGATTAGCCACGGTTCATTCCCGGAAAGCAAATTTCGCAATTCAGTTGTAACCAATGGGGGCAGAACGGTTGTGGTTTCAAAAGCTGGTGGCATATTACATTACGGAACTTTTCAAAGCTTACCTTTCGATGTGAACATCCCAGTAAATGAGGAACTATTTTTTGGTGACTTGAATGTACAAATTTCCGTTGGTGGTCGTCATTCCCCCATGAAATTCAGTTCGTACTCCATTAACACTCTAGACGATTTCAGTGATGATGCATCACGCCTGAGATTGATAAAACCTAGAAGGAATCTCAAAAATAAGCATTGCCTAAGTTATCTATGAACACTGGGCTTTGATCAACTTTTTAATGTTCCAGTTGATCTTCTTCTTTGGCGCAATGTACTTCGCTAAGAAAAGCGATGGACATCAGCGACAAGCAATGGGAAGTGTTGGAAAAACCGCTTACAAGTATTTTTCATAAGAGCGAAACACGTGGCAGGCCCAGACAAGATCCACGTGCGGTGCTTAACGGGATCTTGTGGATATGCCGGACCGGTGCACCATGGGCAGATCTACCTGGCAGATACCCGCCATACCAGACTTGCCATCGGTACCACAAACACTGGTGCAAGAGCGGTTCTTGGGATAAACTGCTGCATGCTCTTGCATCGGATCTACGCGATCGAGGGAAGATCGACATTACCGAATGCTTTATCGATGGCACCTTCGCAAGTGCCACAAACGGGGGGCTTGTGTTGGACCTACTAAGAAAGGGAAAGGCACCAAGATCATGGCAGTCACAGACGCTGTTGGTATTCCTCTCACCGTACGGGCCTTTAGCGCCAGCACCCATGAAGTAAAGCTAGCCGATAGGACGATCCGTTCGTGTGCCATAAAGCCCAAACGTGTGATCGCCGACAGGGCGTACGACAGTGACAAACTAAGACGCACATTGAAGAAACGCGGAATCCAACTGGTATGTCCGCACAGGAGTAACAGAAAACGACAAGTGCATCAAGATGGACGGGAATTACGGCGCTACAAACGCCGCTGGAAGGTCGAAAGGTTGTTCGCGTGGTTGTTTAACTCGCGCCGTACATTCGTTCGGTATGAATACCATGCAGACCTCTTCTTAGGCATGGTGCAGTTGGCTTGCGTAATGATAATTCTCAAAAGTTATTTTTGAGATGGCTTCTAGTCATTTGGCTAATGAAGACGAGAACAGTTCTATTGAGAAAGACATAGTAAGACTTCGAGAACTCGGTTGAATAGACGACACATTCGTTGAAAATCTATCCGCAATTGAAAAACCAAAGTATACTCTTCGAGGAATTTGCACAAAGTATCCTTGTATTTTTGAAGTCGGACTTCAAAAATGCAAGGTAACGGCTTCATCCTTAGAGCTCGGAAAACGCACTATTTGATATTCGCTTTGATTGAAAACACCTCACTCCACAAACACCTTCCTGACCCAACGCTTCTTATCGCTAAGCACAGCAACCGTGTAAATGCCTGTAGGCCATTGGTTCAACTTAATGGGTATTCCGTTCCACGTGCGTTCCACGCAAAGTTGGCCGAGGCCATCAAAGACAGTGATCTGAAGGTTTTCATTCGTGTTCAATGAGATCGTCGTGCCATCCAGCTCCTGCCGAACGGTGATCGGGTCTGCTTGATCATGATCATCGACCCCTGTTGTTAAACACCCGTTCACGAATAGCGCGAATTCAGATTCGGGCAAACTCTCAGATGCGAAGGCTGTTGTCAGTGGACCAGTTACGACTCCGTTCTCATAACCTAACCAGTAAATACCGCAGATCGACAAATGAAAATCACTCGGTTGTTCGAAGGATGTGCCACAGATCACGTTGCCCGAGAGGTCAGTTTGATGGATGCCCCAAACCACCGTATCGCCAACAGCAAAGCCATCCACATACCAGCGGCATAGCGCACCACAATCACCCCATACGCGTACTTCTTGATCATCCTGTAGTGTTCCGGAGAACGAGCGGATCACCTTCATATCCGCACCGTATTCCACATTACCCAGTTTTACGGCAAGCACAATGGCATCAGGTACGCCACTGAATGATGGATCGATCGTTTCACAAAAGGTCTGCGGACCAATACACGAACAAGCAAGTGTGCTTGCATGGAACATCAGACCAACCACAAAGGCCAAGGAGAATTTAGCTACGGTGTGCATAGCATCAAGACACAATGAACAGCAGTTCCGTTGCCTTATCGCGCTGATCTCCAGTTAACCATGTGAGACAATGCTACCTTTGCAGTACAATGCACCCAACTTTAACCATATGGATACGGACCGCCTTGGGCGTGCTGCTTATTGGCTTGTTATCCGCTACTTCGTGCAACCGGGATGATGATGGGCCTGTCGTGAACCCTACGATCAATTTCGTCATGGACTCCGGGTATACCTATCTCAACGATACCTTGCCATTATCCGATACACTGAAGGTCGGTGTGATCATTCAACAAGGGAATGAAAATTTGCGAACATTCCTAGTGCGCTCCGTTTATGATCAACAACAACCTATCATAACCGATAGTCTTCCGGTCGGTTCCGACACTTTTGAGTTCGAAAAGCAGATCATTCTACGTGGCGTAGCGGGTATGGAACGATGGAGCTTTGGAGTTGAGGAGAATGATGGCGACCGGATCTGGCGCCAACTTACGTTCGTTGTGCAGTAATTGCCATTGGTTCATTGCCTTCCGGTAAATTCGCGCCCCAAGGCATTCAAGTGCCTTCTTCGAGCATCCGTATGTACCGCACCCACACTTGTGGCGAACTCCGCCCTAGCCAAACTGGCCAAACAGTAACCCTTGCTGGCTGGGTTCAGCGCACCCGTGAATTGGGTGGTCTCACTTTTGTTGACCTGCGCGATCGATTCGGGATCACTCAGCTTAGCTTCAATTCGGAACGCGATCGATCACTGCGCGATCAAGCCAATTCCTTGGGCCGCGAATTTGTGGTGCAAGCAACAGGCGTTGTTACAGAACGCGAAAGCAAGAACAAGAACATCCCTACCGGCGAGATCGAATTGGTCGTTACTGACCTGAAGGTATTGAACACCGCGAAGACACCTCCTTTCACCATTGAGGAAGATACGGATGGCGGCGATGAGTTGCGCATGAAGTACCGCTATTTGGACCTTCGCCGCAACAGTGTGCGCAAGAACATGGAGCTGCGCCACCGTATGGCGATCGAAGTGCGCAATTATTTAAGCAACCAACAATTTTTAGAGGTCGAAACACCGGTTCTGATAAAAAGCACACCTGAGGGTGCTCGCGATTTCGTGGTGCCTAGCCGCATGAACCCAGGTGAGTTCTACGCGCTGCCGCAAAGTCCGCAAACATTCAAGCAACTGCTGATGGTGGCAGGCATGGATCGCTATTTCCAGATCGTGAAATGCTTCCGGGATGAGGACCTTCGTGCGGATCGACAGCCTGAGTTCACCCAGATCGATTGCGAGATGGCCTTTGTGGACCGAGAGGATATCCTGCAAACGTTCGAAGGACTTGCCAAGCATTTGTTCAAGACTATTCTTGGAAAGGATATGAACGAGCCATTCTTGCGGATGAACTATGATGAGGCCATGCGGTATTATGGCTGCGATAAACCTGACCTGCGTTTCGGTATGCGCTTTCATGAAATGAACGAGCATGCGAAAGGCAAAGGTTTCAAAGTATTCGACGATGCGGAATTGGTGGTGGGCATCAATGCAGAGGGATGCGCTGGCTATAGCCGTAAGCAGACCGATGCGTTGATCGACTTCGTAAAACGTCCGCAGATCGGTGCTACGGGCATCATATTCTTGCGCTGGAATGCTGAAGGGTTGAAGAGCACCGTTGACAAGTTCTACGGACCGGATGAACTGAAACGTTGGGCCGAACATTTCAATATGAAAGAGGGTGACTTTATCTGCATCATGGCAGGCCCAGCTGATAAGACACGCAAGCAACTGAACGAACTACGCTTGCACATTGCTGAAACACTGGGCTTGCGCGACCCGAACGTATTCAAACCTTTATGGGTCGTGGATTTTCCTTTGTTGGAAAAAGATGAAGATGAGCGCCTGCCTGCCGGTAGGCAGGGCCGTTGGCATGCCATGCACCACCCTTTTACTTCCCCCATTCCGGAGCACGCACATCTGCTGGAAAGCGACCCCGGATCTGTAAAAGCGAATGCCTATGATCTTGTGATCAACGGTACCGAGATCGGTGGCGGCAGCATCCGCATTCAC
The nucleotide sequence above comes from Flavobacteriales bacterium. Encoded proteins:
- a CDS encoding T9SS type A sorting domain-containing protein: MHTVAKFSLAFVVGLMFHASTLACSCIGPQTFCETIDPSFSGVPDAIVLAVKLGNVEYGADMKVIRSFSGTLQDDQEVRVWGDCGALCRWYVDGFAVGDTVVWGIHQTDLSGNVICGTSFEQPSDFHLSICGIYWLGYENGVVTGPLTTAFASESLPESEFALFVNGCLTTGVDDHDQADPITVRQELDGTTISLNTNENLQITVFDGLGQLCVERTWNGIPIKLNQWPTGIYTVAVLSDKKRWVRKVFVE
- a CDS encoding ATP-binding protein, whose amino-acid sequence is MEHSLASRVFGKEIHELEYQDLKTFFTQERKESDILEFKSYGTDYKNKSPKEHLSTVRKTICAFLNSDGGLLVWGAPVGYKPEGEKEKVFRGDLTAVDSDLGDDQMSDGILQTISPMPPGIRHQKLVEGTNRIYVFEVRKSPYAPHQLNGTYFARFNVQTHPAPHYLVEALTRRVTFPDIAAYLELISVQRTQEKVIVSFIIKCVNHSRLQNEENISVSAMISHGSFPESKFRNSVVTNGGRTVVVSKAGGILHYGTFQSLPFDVNIPVNEELFFGDLNVQISVGGRHSPMKFSSYSINTLDDFSDDASRLRLIKPRRNLKNKHCLSYL
- a CDS encoding toxin-antitoxin system YwqK family antitoxin, which produces MNRYLFSLLTVICIVQLSFGHSACAQASAGSTIDTLNRVDEMGRKQGHWRFIAPETEKPGYTDGALVEEGTYTNSKRIGVWRRYWPNGKPMSEITYQMGRPRGEYKTYYPNGKVEEQGAWDLDRNTGKFLRYHPNGKLAQDFVFNDQGLRDGEQKYYHDNGKLAVHVNVREGREDGFLKRYSENGEIQQIAEFNNGVINEANSKYIKSAPKAEEVKVDATAPIAPAVTAEEKPNAVRFNENGYNTLYNRQLKISQQGEFRKGRLSDGKRYTYDSDGILTRIQVFKGGRYAGDAMITDDDIQ
- a CDS encoding homogentisate 1,2-dioxygenase, which produces MPIYHTLGNIPHKRHTIFKSPEDKFYYEQLFGTVGFDGMSSLMYHVHRPTQVKEMKPPRDVSPKIAVEKNLRALRLKGFEVAPVADHLEARKIILVNSDVAIGLAAPTAKKVDYFYKNADCDEMLFIHKGSGRLRSTFGTLDFKYGDYLLIPRGIIYTLDFDTEDNRLLTLESHQPMYTPKRYRNWFGQMLESAPFCERDIRRPHGLETHDEIGDFRVLIKKQGAMHEFVYATHPFDLVGWDGYNYPYAFSIHDFEPLTGRVHQPPPVHQTFESSAMVVCSFCPRLYDYHPYAIPAPYNHSNIDSDEMLYYVDGDFMSRNDIAAGHISLHPAGVTHGPHPGAMERSVGKKETDELAVMIDTFKPLMVTEEAMKIDDGKYWKSWLE
- a CDS encoding rhodanese-related sulfurtransferase, coding for MKKLQNTLSAETLKHQLESEGTPRTTLSFYQYVHLPEPQTLRNAVYVEWSALGVLGRIYLANEGVNAQLSLPTENLQAFRAAIDQRKEFKDVPFKIAVEDEGYSFLKLTIKVRPKLVADGLADDVFDTTNVGEHLDAKTFNQKMGEGATVVDMRNNYEAMIGHFEGALLPKSDTFRGALEEMLDLLKDKKDEPLLMYCTGGIRCEKASAWFRHHGYTNVGQLHGGIIDYARQVKAEELTNRYKGQNFVFDGRLAERISDDVVSNCMQCGVPNDRITNCQMATCNLLLVQCKMCASEYANCCSPSCREIHLLPEDIQREWRKGRPSKSAKSKAITDPEALRSRIKREEELLSKTGTLHPELRTISALIK
- the aspS gene encoding aspartate--tRNA ligase, translated to MYRTHTCGELRPSQTGQTVTLAGWVQRTRELGGLTFVDLRDRFGITQLSFNSERDRSLRDQANSLGREFVVQATGVVTERESKNKNIPTGEIELVVTDLKVLNTAKTPPFTIEEDTDGGDELRMKYRYLDLRRNSVRKNMELRHRMAIEVRNYLSNQQFLEVETPVLIKSTPEGARDFVVPSRMNPGEFYALPQSPQTFKQLLMVAGMDRYFQIVKCFRDEDLRADRQPEFTQIDCEMAFVDREDILQTFEGLAKHLFKTILGKDMNEPFLRMNYDEAMRYYGCDKPDLRFGMRFHEMNEHAKGKGFKVFDDAELVVGINAEGCAGYSRKQTDALIDFVKRPQIGATGIIFLRWNAEGLKSTVDKFYGPDELKRWAEHFNMKEGDFICIMAGPADKTRKQLNELRLHIAETLGLRDPNVFKPLWVVDFPLLEKDEDERLPAGRQGRWHAMHHPFTSPIPEHAHLLESDPGSVKANAYDLVINGTEIGGGSIRIHDRAMQEAMFRVLGFTDEEARYKFGFLLDAFEFGAPPHGGAAFGFDRWVSLFGGRSDIREFIAFPKNNSGRDVMIDAPSMIDDVQLKELGIVINKPS
- the hppD gene encoding 4-hydroxyphenylpyruvate dioxygenase, yielding MSIESKTPTLEKIVEGAADFLPLLGTDYIELYVGNAKQSAHYYKTAFGFQSLAYAGLETGVKDRTSYVLEQDKIRLVLTTPMTKDHPINDHLRMHGDGVKVIALWVDDARKAFEETTKRGAVPFMEPTVENDSDGEVVKSGIKLYGDTVHIFIERKNYNGTFLPGFKPWKSSYNPTSTGIKYVDHMVANVDWNQMNKWVKFYEEVMGFANVLSFDDDDISTEYSALMSKVMSNGNGRIKFPINEPAKGKKRSQVEEYLDFYNGEGVQHIAVATDDIVKTVRDLMSRGVEFLKVPSSYYEGLLDRVGPIDEDLEPLAELGILIDRDDEGYLLQLFTKPVEDRPTMFFEIIQRKGAKSFGKGNFKALFEAIEREQESRGTL
- a CDS encoding NAD-dependent epimerase/dehydratase family protein; the protein is MSAKRILVIGSSGQIGTELVEGLRARFGDDNVVASDIKEPQVAQTGPFAMVNAMDRRGIERVIDKYGITDVYLLAALLSATAEKDPAFAWQLNMESLFIILELAREGKLKKVYWPSSIAVFGPTTPKEGTPQHTIAEPSTVYGISKQSGEQWCAYYHKRYGIDVRSIRYPGLIGWKSAPGGGTTDYAVHIFHEAIRTGKYTSFLGPDTTLPMMYMPDAIRATIDIMEAPSEKIKERTSYNLSGVSFDPKEIALEVKRHIPAFEISYVPDSRQAIADSWPRSIDDGAAKADWGWEPQYDLRSMVDDMMLNLRRQLGE